The segment GAGAGGCAGGGTTGGGTCGGCGGGCTATGTGCACCAGTCAGTTGGCATAAAACGCAGCTCGTCGACTCCAGGGACCTTGGGATAATCGCGACTTACAGCCTGAAAACAAGTTCTCGAAGCAAACATCAAAAGCTGCATCGGCGTGAGACTGAAACGTCACTCTGGACTCGCCGACAACGTCTCTAGGGCGGCCATACTCGTTGCCCAATGCATCGCGAACCTGTCATTCATGCAATCAGTACCCCAGACTAACCGCTCGAACTGTTTCCCAATTCATCCCTCCCAGAGGAAAATCGACGACGTACGTGCATGTTGACAACCATTCCGTCGCCCTTGAACCCATCCACCGTAGCCGTTACGACAACAAGCGTCTCCTGTCCGACAAAGTTGCGAATACATCTCTCCTTCTTGGTGCTCTCGCCGCCAGTGTGCGCAATAAGGTCAAACTTGAGTGCGTTGGCGACCCCAACAAGCACCAGCAGACTGCAGAGCCACTGCAGCGTCGAGCGTTGCAatgccatggtgttttgtgTTGCGTCGATGTGTTGACGTTGACATGCAAAAAGGGATACGAAGGGAAAGGAGGTTTATCACAGTCCGCCTACACATGCAGAGCAGCCAGCACCTTTTCGACCTTGGGGAACTTGCAAGGTGTCGCGTTTACCAAAATGGTGTGGAACAGGGGCATCCAATCAGGGTTGATTCGTGAATGCTGAACCTGGACCTCCCCTTGTGCTCCTGTCTGGTGCGCAaagtctactccgtacagatgCTTAGTCATGTATGGAGCCACAGCGAGTAGAGCCTCGTGTGGATGCAATGGCTCTTCCGTCGCGACGAGGCTTCCGAAAAAGCCAATGTCTTGAACTTTTGACGATTGAGCCGTCACACTGCTGCTGCGGATTGCTGGACAGGACGTCAAAATGCCGAAATGTGAGTCGCTTCCTCTACATCAACACAACGAGTATAGTGCCCATTCATGCTGACCTTCCAAATAGTCTTTTGTAAGCTTGAACCTGCCACGCCTCGAATCCCACCTACTCATCACGAACCTCACACCATCTAGGCGACTACTGCGATGTATACCTCACCCACGACTCCATGAGCGTGCGCAAAGCTCACAATAGTGGCAAGAACCATTTGCGCAATGTGGTAGACTACTACCAACGTATGTGCCCACCACACTCGGTCCCCTTCTCATCTCATGATATCCCTCCAAGAGACCATACGTCTCGTCTAACAATCTGGCTACAGAAATCGGCCACGAAAAGGCACAGTCCGTCATCGACTCCATCACCTCATCCtacgccgccgagggccaaGCACATGCGAACCCCATGCTTCCTCAAAACCAGCCGGGCAATGCTTTCCCGCCACCGTTCCCATTCCCAGGTACGgctgtcgtcgccgtcgaccaTGACATGCAACCATACTGACCGTGTAGCAGGCGGCCCTCCTCCATTTCCTGGTATGCCTGGCGCTGCTCCAGGCCAGTTCCCCCATGGAATGCCCCCTCCTgctggtggccgtggcatcCCTCCTATGCCTCCCTTCCCCCCCGGTCCCAACGGTTTACCAGTTCCTCCACCCGGCGGCCTGCCGTTCCCTCCACCGCCAGGAGGACTTCCTTTCCCTCCCCCGGGGGCTTCGGGCGCGCCTCCAGGGTTCCCTGGTATGCCGGGCATGCCGCCTCCTCCGGGCCAAGGCTTCCCTCCTGGCTCTGCTCCGCCGCCTGGCTTCCCGGGTGGTCTTGGGACGCCTGGGCAGGATAGAAGGTGAAAGTTGGAGTCTAGGGGAGAAAGAAACGCACAGGGGCATAATCTATTCGCTCGAGTTTGTATTTGGGAGTCGATCGGCGTTAAAGGTTAGCTGAGAAGCAGGTCTTGACATATCAGGCACCGCAACATTTGGGCAAATCAAGTTCTGCCACACTAGACAGGATTCATTCAAGCCTTCTATATAGTTCGCAATTGTACTGTTGTAAAAAGGCATACAAAATTCTTTTCATTCCGCAACGCTTGCACGGGACAGCAAGACAACCTATTATTGCAGCACACCATCACATCTATAATACATGCTCGTAAATCTTTCCCTCTTCTGATGTCGTTACCATTTCGGAAAGCAGCAGTCACCAAAGGCAATATACGACCGTTCAAGGTAAAATAATTtgcaacaagaaaaaaaaggtcatAAGAAAATACGCACCGAAATCAAACTCACAACATTTCATCAGCATTCCGCAATTTCGCAATCATCATTGCACGAGCTCAATCAAACACCGGGTGCCCAATGCCCATACCAAGTAAGCTGGATATACCCTTTCCCAGAAAATTTCACCGTAATCATAAACCGTCAACGTCATGGCATTCGTAACTTGTACTTTCGTGCAAGGTGTGTGCGTCCTCTCATCGAGATGGGGAGTCCCCGACCGCTCCCTCGATTTTTCACCCTTTCCACACTGATCATTATTGACCGATCCTTGAATCCTTGCACCTTTTTTCGTCTATATTTGATCAGGATATCTGTTCTGTAGACCTGTAATGTTGCTGTTCCTGATGACAtcgccaacaccatctcGAACTTCCCTCGGTCCACTAATCATCTGTCGAAGCTCCTGTGTACGCTTCTCTCGTCGCCTCTCATTCCACATTCGTGTCAGGCTTGGGAGCCCTTCGAGTCTGCTGCTCAGCGAAGAAGAGCGGCGCAACTTCCCATAACTTGGCCGGTTCCCTAAAGAATGCCCGCGCCAGAATCCTTTCCGCGAGTTACCCTCTGATACAGGCCGCTGATCATAGTAGGCATTCTGAACTTTCTTCAGCGATTCAGAACTCGCTTTGCGACGCATTACTTTTAAATTCCCACTTGGTGTTCGTTGGACTGTGCGGCGTTGAGGCCCGTGCatgtcgtcggcctcgtAT is part of the Metarhizium brunneum chromosome 4, complete sequence genome and harbors:
- the ERV25 gene encoding Endoplasmic reticulum vesicle protein 25, which translates into the protein MALQRSTLQWLCSLLVLVGVANALKFDLIAHTGGESTKKERCIRNFVGQETLVVVTATVDGFKGDGMVVNMHVRDALGNEYGRPRDVVGESRVTFQSHADAAFDVCFENLFSGSRRPNPASRHVELDIDIGADAKDWSAIQATEKLKPVEAELRRIEELTEEIVQEMDYLRQREQKLRDTNESTNNRVKWFGVTTTWILIGLWAWQIMYLRAYFRSKHLI
- the RU1C gene encoding U1 small nuclear ribonucleoprotein C; translation: MPKFFCDYCDVYLTHDSMSVRKAHNSGKNHLRNVVDYYQQIGHEKAQSVIDSITSSYAAEGQAHANPMLPQNQPGNAFPPPFPFPGGPPPFPGMPGAAPGQFPHGMPPPAGGRGIPPMPPFPPGPNGLPVPPPGGLPFPPPPGGLPFPPPGASGAPPGFPGMPGMPPPPGQGFPPGSAPPPGFPGGLGTPGQDRR